In a genomic window of Scyliorhinus torazame isolate Kashiwa2021f chromosome 5, sScyTor2.1, whole genome shotgun sequence:
- the LOC140418963 gene encoding uncharacterized protein, with product MEKLWKCGDSGKRYRVPSQLEVHTGERPFTCSQCGKGFTRLSSLQRHQRVHTGERPFTCSQCGKEFSHSSTLQTHQRVHTGERPFICSQCEKGFIDSSSLQKHQRVHTGERPFTCSQCGKGFTQLPSLQSHQRVHTGEKPFTCSRCGQRFCTSFTLRRHQRIHTGERPFSCSQCGKGFTQLSTLQSHQRIHTGEKPFTCSQCEKGFIDSSTLRRHQRVHTGETSFICSQCGKGFCDFSILERHQQVHTEERPFACFQ from the coding sequence atggagaaactgtggaaatgtggtgACTCTGGGAAGCGATACagagtcccatctcagctggaggttcacactggggagaggccattcacctgctctcagtgtgggaagggattcactcggttatcaagtctgcagagacaccagcgagttcacactggggagaggccattcacctgctctcaatgtggaaaggaattcagtcattcatccaccttgcagacacatcagcgagttcacactggggagaggccgttcatctgctctcagtgtgagaaggggttcattgattcatccagcctgcagaaacatcagcgagttcacactggggagaggccattcacctgctctcaatgcgggaagggattcactcagttacccagcctgcagtcacaccaacgagttcacactggggagaagccattcacttgctctcggtGTGGGCAGAGATTCTGTACTTCattcaccctgcggagacatcagcgaattcacactggggagaggccattctcctgctctcaatgcgggaagggattcactcagttatccaccctgcagtcacaccagcgaattcacactggggagaagccattcacctgttctcagtgtgagaagggattcattgattcatccactctgcggagacatcagcgagttcacactggggagacgtcattcatctgctctcagtgtgggaagggattctgtgatttTTCCATCCTggagagacaccagcaagttcacactgaggagaggccattcgcctgctttcAGTGA